Proteins encoded by one window of Cylindrospermum stagnale PCC 7417:
- a CDS encoding glycosyltransferase encodes MKILFLDQSGKPGGAELCLIDIAKPYRDCALVGLFADGDFRKLLQQHDIPVKILATQVIQVRKQSSLLQALSSLGQLTPLINRVVQISRKYDLIYANTQKALVVGAIASFFARLPLVYHLHDILSQEHFSKTNLRVAVTLANRFAALVIANSQASKKAFIQAGGHPELVEVVYNGFNPKLYHTCEDDVKQLRQDLGLTEKFVVGHFSRLAPWKGQHILIAALAQSPPQVTAILVGDALFGEQDYVQELHQQVAELGLENRVKFLGFRSDIPQLMAACDLVAHTSTSPEPFGRVIVEGMLCGKPVVAAKAGGATELVEPGINGFLVTPGEPQELANIISFCVQEREQIARIANNARTSASQHFDVTTINQQIEQLLKSVLSNNS; translated from the coding sequence ATGAAAATTCTTTTTTTAGACCAAAGCGGTAAACCGGGCGGTGCAGAATTATGTTTAATAGATATTGCTAAACCATATCGCGATTGCGCTCTTGTTGGCTTGTTTGCAGATGGTGACTTTAGAAAGTTACTCCAACAGCATGATATCCCAGTAAAAATACTAGCGACTCAAGTTATCCAAGTGCGGAAACAAAGCAGTTTGCTACAAGCTTTAAGCAGTCTAGGACAACTGACGCCACTAATTAATCGGGTAGTTCAAATATCCCGTAAATATGATTTAATCTATGCCAACACCCAAAAAGCATTAGTTGTCGGTGCGATCGCTAGTTTTTTCGCCCGTCTTCCTCTAGTCTATCATTTACATGACATTCTTTCTCAAGAGCATTTTAGCAAAACCAACTTGCGCGTAGCTGTCACCCTAGCAAATCGCTTCGCTGCATTAGTAATTGCCAATTCCCAAGCTAGTAAAAAAGCATTTATCCAAGCAGGAGGACACCCAGAACTCGTCGAGGTTGTCTATAACGGCTTCAACCCTAAATTATATCACACCTGCGAAGATGATGTCAAACAATTACGGCAAGATTTAGGATTAACAGAAAAATTTGTCGTTGGACATTTTAGCCGGCTTGCACCTTGGAAAGGACAGCATATTTTAATCGCTGCACTTGCTCAATCTCCGCCACAGGTGACAGCAATTTTAGTAGGTGATGCACTATTTGGTGAACAAGATTATGTCCAAGAGTTACACCAACAAGTTGCAGAACTAGGATTAGAAAATCGGGTTAAATTTTTAGGATTTCGCTCAGATATTCCTCAATTAATGGCAGCTTGTGATTTAGTCGCCCATACCTCCACTTCTCCAGAACCTTTTGGGAGAGTAATAGTTGAAGGAATGCTCTGCGGTAAACCTGTAGTTGCAGCCAAAGCTGGGGGTGCAACAGAATTAGTTGAACCAGGAATCAATGGTTTTTTAGTCACACCAGGAGAACCTCAGGAATTAGCAAATATTATTAGCTTTTGTGTTCAAGAAAGAGAACAAATTGCGAGGATAGCGAATAATGCCAGAACAAGCGCTAGTCAGCATTTTGATGTCACAACAATTAATCAGCAAATTGAACAATTACTGAAATCAGTACTTAGCAATAATTCATAA
- a CDS encoding glycosyltransferase family 4 protein, with the protein MAGNKEIFGSASASILTLGLGWFPKTPGGLERYIYELTHKLATNQDQVELCGVGLPEAEPNSPIKLTNLASPNSGICQRLWSIRTNFQKTRTGNPDAINLHFALYSFPILDLLPKGVPITFNFHGPWASESQQESVNNKLSFFLKRRLIEQSTYNRCDRFIVLSKAFGNILHQKYQIPWSKIQVIPGGVDINHFQANLSRQQARTQLGWPSNRRILFTSRRLVHRMGIDKLLQALAIIKPRIPDVWLAIAGRGHIQAALQQQAIELGLADNVKFLGFLPDEDLPVAYQAADLTVMPSQCFEGFGLVILESLACGTPVLCTPVGGMPEILQGFSPDLITDSITAASIAEKLEQALLEKIAIPSRADCRQYTTTNYDWTKIALEIRQVLLA; encoded by the coding sequence GTGGCAGGCAACAAAGAAATTTTTGGTTCAGCATCCGCGTCTATTCTTACCTTAGGATTAGGTTGGTTTCCTAAAACCCCTGGAGGATTAGAAAGGTATATTTACGAACTAACTCATAAATTAGCAACCAATCAAGACCAAGTAGAATTATGTGGAGTTGGTCTACCAGAAGCCGAACCAAATTCACCGATCAAGCTGACTAATTTGGCTTCTCCAAATAGTGGTATTTGCCAAAGGCTATGGTCGATTCGGACTAACTTCCAGAAAACAAGAACAGGCAACCCTGATGCAATTAATCTACATTTTGCCTTATATAGTTTTCCTATTCTGGATCTTTTACCCAAGGGAGTACCAATTACTTTTAACTTTCATGGCCCATGGGCATCGGAGAGTCAGCAGGAAAGTGTTAATAATAAACTTAGTTTTTTTCTCAAGCGCCGGCTAATAGAACAAAGCACTTATAATCGCTGCGATCGCTTTATAGTTCTTAGTAAAGCTTTTGGAAATATTTTACATCAAAAATATCAAATTCCCTGGAGCAAAATACAAGTTATTCCCGGCGGAGTAGATATTAATCACTTTCAAGCAAATTTATCACGCCAACAAGCTCGTACACAACTAGGCTGGCCTAGCAATCGCCGGATATTATTTACATCCCGTCGCTTAGTTCATCGGATGGGAATTGACAAATTATTGCAGGCATTAGCTATAATTAAACCGAGAATTCCTGATGTTTGGCTGGCAATTGCAGGTCGAGGTCATATCCAAGCTGCACTCCAACAACAAGCTATAGAATTGGGACTAGCAGACAACGTGAAGTTTTTAGGCTTTTTACCTGACGAAGATTTACCTGTAGCTTATCAAGCCGCTGATTTGACTGTTATGCCTAGTCAATGTTTTGAAGGTTTTGGATTAGTAATTCTAGAATCTCTAGCCTGTGGCACTCCCGTTTTATGCACTCCAGTGGGGGGAATGCCAGAAATTTTACAAGGATTTTCACCGGATTTAATCACTGATTCGATCACCGCCGCCAGCATTGCCGAAAAATTAGAACAAGCGTTGCTAGAAAAAATCGCCATACCTTCACGAGCAGATTGTCGTCAATACACAACTACAAACTACGATTGGACTAAAATTGCCCTGGAAATCCGGCAAGTTTTATTAGCTTAA
- a CDS encoding NHL repeat-containing protein, producing the protein MKNRLLLSQVRRLGKRKTFNILLSLTVGLIITCLGMATDWATTGTPAYTYQTSWIGNTVGKGKLRVQNNIEAMYVAANGTVYTNSHWDEAGTEAGIYQDGKVIAVLEDTHGWSRGGGKAVTANSKYIYIAIVQGAIGKTEKDYPPEKTTWYCVRRYDLSGKPAPFPGGRGWDKSMLITSNKNEVTGLATAGNKLYVSNAAANRIRVYNTDTMQELDSFAVVSPGAITVDLQGNLWIIHGKSGSNAAKIGHYSQTGKKLPQQITDIVEPTAIAIDHQGRLLLAENGPRQQVLIYNIKSQLRQVGTFGTKGGIYAGVPGEVQDLKLYGITGVGTDAAGNIYINSNGFNKSGTDLRKFSPSGKQQWRLLGLIFVDNADADPQTDGLDLFTKQEQYLMKYSQPAGQQWTYQGYTINAFKYPQDPRLHTSPDATFVRRIQGKPFLFLTDMYASFLQIYRFNSATDGKIAIPAGMFVGTNGGNKKSLAGNWPNYQPAKGEWIWRDINGNGAFDKNEYDSSQDYPYLGGWWVDSKGDVWKTLRTQDGVGIRHYPLQGLDAKGNPIYTYSSMQKQKTPKMFTDLRRIEYFPKTDTMYLSGFTVDHPAFGDDTKVVGSEIIRFDNWSKGSRTPRWRVVVPYDTTGKREVATSAMSVAGDYLFAVTMKTAQVYVYNAKTGAAVKQLKPGPEVGGESGWIDIPYGIRAFRRANGEYLVFVEENWKGKVIMYRLRLS; encoded by the coding sequence ATGAAAAATAGATTATTGCTATCTCAAGTTAGACGTTTAGGAAAGAGAAAAACTTTCAACATTTTACTTAGTTTGACTGTCGGGTTAATTATTACTTGTCTCGGCATGGCAACGGACTGGGCGACTACGGGAACACCTGCATACACATATCAAACTTCATGGATTGGTAATACTGTTGGCAAAGGGAAACTGCGGGTACAAAACAATATAGAGGCGATGTATGTTGCTGCCAATGGCACAGTTTATACTAACAGCCACTGGGATGAAGCCGGAACAGAGGCAGGAATATATCAAGATGGCAAGGTGATTGCTGTCCTTGAGGATACTCATGGCTGGAGTCGCGGCGGCGGTAAGGCGGTGACAGCAAATAGTAAATACATTTACATTGCTATAGTTCAGGGTGCGATCGGCAAAACAGAAAAGGACTATCCCCCAGAGAAGACAACTTGGTACTGTGTCAGACGCTATGACTTATCTGGAAAACCGGCACCATTTCCTGGAGGGCGTGGCTGGGATAAAAGTATGTTGATTACTAGTAATAAAAATGAAGTTACCGGCTTGGCAACTGCGGGGAATAAGTTGTATGTGAGTAATGCTGCTGCCAACCGGATTCGGGTCTATAATACCGACACAATGCAGGAACTAGACAGCTTTGCCGTTGTCAGCCCGGGGGCAATAACTGTTGATTTACAAGGAAATCTGTGGATTATTCACGGCAAAAGTGGGAGTAATGCTGCCAAGATTGGGCATTATTCCCAGACGGGGAAAAAATTACCCCAACAGATTACAGATATTGTTGAACCAACTGCGATCGCAATTGATCATCAAGGCCGACTGTTATTGGCAGAAAATGGGCCGCGTCAGCAAGTGCTGATTTACAACATCAAAAGCCAGCTTCGGCAGGTGGGCACTTTCGGCACCAAGGGCGGTATTTATGCAGGTGTGCCTGGTGAAGTCCAAGATTTAAAACTTTACGGGATTACGGGAGTAGGCACAGATGCTGCTGGCAATATCTATATCAATAGTAATGGTTTCAACAAATCAGGGACGGATTTAAGGAAGTTTTCGCCATCAGGAAAACAGCAGTGGCGATTGCTGGGATTGATCTTTGTCGATAACGCTGATGCTGATCCTCAAACTGATGGCTTAGACTTATTCACCAAACAAGAACAATACTTGATGAAATACAGTCAGCCTGCCGGTCAACAGTGGACTTATCAAGGCTACACTATCAACGCTTTCAAATATCCCCAAGATCCGCGCCTGCACACATCGCCAGATGCCACCTTTGTTCGCCGCATTCAAGGTAAGCCTTTTTTGTTCCTTACAGATATGTATGCCAGCTTTCTGCAAATTTATCGTTTCAATTCGGCTACGGATGGCAAAATTGCTATTCCTGCTGGGATGTTTGTGGGGACTAATGGTGGAAATAAAAAATCCCTTGCCGGTAATTGGCCAAATTATCAGCCAGCAAAAGGGGAATGGATTTGGCGGGATATTAACGGCAATGGCGCTTTTGACAAAAATGAGTATGATAGCAGCCAAGATTACCCCTACTTGGGGGGTTGGTGGGTAGACAGCAAAGGAGATGTTTGGAAAACTTTGCGAACTCAAGATGGCGTTGGTATCCGGCACTATCCTTTACAGGGACTAGATGCCAAGGGTAACCCCATCTATACCTATAGTTCAATGCAAAAGCAAAAGACGCCAAAGATGTTTACTGATCTACGGCGAATCGAGTATTTCCCCAAAACAGATACGATGTATTTGTCGGGTTTTACTGTCGATCATCCGGCATTTGGCGACGATACCAAAGTTGTGGGATCGGAAATTATCCGCTTTGACAATTGGAGTAAAGGCTCACGCACTCCACGCTGGCGGGTTGTGGTTCCTTACGACACTACAGGCAAGCGTGAAGTGGCTACTTCTGCCATGAGTGTGGCTGGGGATTATCTGTTCGCTGTGACCATGAAAACCGCACAAGTATATGTTTACAACGCCAAAACGGGAGCTGCCGTAAAACAGTTAAAACCAGGGCCAGAAGTTGGTGGGGAAAGCGGCTGGATTGATATTCCCTACGGTATCCGCGCTTTTCGTCGTGCCAATGGTGAGTATCTGGTATTTGTCGAAGAAAATTGGAAAGGAAAGGTGATTATGTACCGTCTGCGACTAAGTTGA
- a CDS encoding mechanosensitive ion channel family protein, with amino-acid sequence MHSQILALSPQAAVKATQPTKRQVQTKHKLIWGTIGAIASSIFIAIAPIPKATAQIPFLSPLQAPSSVNNDSDNRIVSGWIYLDGRRLFQISASRTNFPERLQNIQQNLQEISHNYFQNPAKEIKIQTRTLKGLPVIYVNGRYLMTITSADAGQGQGNPLTLTNQITQTLQRDLQQAKQERQSQFLIQQGKIAAASALAMIILSWGISRWQHRTKKDSEGSIPPTPKNAKSITIQLNQQQKEHLHEVKKRLFQLAQTGIWGSGSFLILGLFPYTRAFQLGILTVAQIPLRLAVVAIGTYVGIRFTYALIDRFTSTLVSSGSLLTPETSERLQLRISTFSGVTKSIAAIIWVGVGILLALISLGIDIVPLLAGAGLVGVAVSLASQNLIKDAINGFLIILEDQYALGDIISVNTVGGLVETLNLRMTQVRDSEGRLITIPNSEIKTVANLSSRWSRADLKIPVSYQTDIDQALKLVETVGLEMDQDEQWQHQILETPRVLGVENFGEQGVIIRVWIKTQPLKQWEVAREYRRRLKIALDQAGISMPALQQAIYLNNDAQLLNFQANERAN; translated from the coding sequence ATGCACTCTCAAATTTTAGCCCTTAGTCCCCAGGCTGCTGTAAAAGCCACCCAACCGACTAAAAGGCAGGTGCAAACTAAACATAAACTGATTTGGGGCACAATCGGTGCGATCGCCAGTTCAATATTCATCGCCATTGCACCTATACCCAAAGCTACAGCCCAAATTCCCTTTTTATCGCCCCTGCAAGCTCCCAGCAGCGTGAATAATGATTCAGATAACAGAATCGTTTCTGGCTGGATCTATTTGGATGGTCGCAGGTTATTTCAGATATCAGCATCAAGAACCAATTTTCCAGAACGGTTACAAAACATCCAACAAAACTTGCAGGAAATTAGCCACAATTACTTTCAAAACCCTGCAAAAGAAATCAAGATCCAAACCCGGACATTAAAAGGATTGCCGGTCATTTATGTCAACGGCCGATACCTAATGACCATCACTTCGGCAGATGCCGGACAAGGGCAAGGAAATCCCTTGACATTAACCAATCAAATCACTCAAACTTTGCAGAGAGACTTGCAACAGGCAAAGCAAGAAAGACAAAGTCAATTTTTAATTCAGCAAGGTAAAATTGCCGCAGCTAGCGCCCTAGCAATGATTATTTTGAGTTGGGGAATATCTCGTTGGCAACACCGTACTAAAAAAGATTCAGAAGGATCTATCCCCCCAACTCCAAAAAATGCTAAATCGATTACAATCCAACTGAATCAACAGCAAAAAGAACATCTCCACGAAGTTAAAAAACGACTGTTTCAACTAGCACAAACAGGCATTTGGGGCAGCGGAAGTTTCCTGATATTGGGTTTATTTCCCTACACGCGAGCCTTTCAGCTAGGAATTCTCACAGTCGCGCAAATTCCTTTGCGATTGGCTGTCGTAGCCATAGGAACTTATGTAGGCATCCGTTTCACCTATGCGCTCATTGACCGATTCACCTCCACCCTAGTTAGTAGTGGTAGTTTATTAACCCCAGAAACTTCTGAACGTTTGCAACTGCGAATATCCACATTTTCTGGTGTGACTAAAAGTATTGCTGCTATCATCTGGGTGGGAGTTGGTATTTTACTAGCCTTGATATCCTTGGGTATAGATATTGTTCCCCTGCTAGCTGGTGCCGGTTTAGTTGGTGTGGCGGTATCCCTAGCCTCGCAAAACTTAATTAAAGATGCGATTAACGGCTTTCTAATCATTCTAGAAGACCAATATGCCCTTGGTGATATTATTTCTGTGAATACCGTGGGAGGCTTAGTCGAAACTCTAAATCTGCGGATGACTCAGGTGAGGGATTCTGAAGGGCGCTTGATCACAATTCCTAACAGTGAAATCAAAACTGTTGCCAATCTTTCTAGTCGCTGGTCACGAGCCGATTTAAAGATTCCCGTCTCCTACCAAACCGACATTGACCAAGCTTTAAAATTGGTTGAAACTGTCGGCTTGGAGATGGATCAAGACGAACAATGGCAACATCAAATTCTGGAAACGCCTAGAGTTTTGGGAGTAGAAAATTTTGGCGAACAGGGTGTAATTATTCGTGTCTGGATTAAGACACAACCCCTCAAGCAATGGGAAGTAGCGCGGGAGTATCGCCGTCGTCTCAAAATTGCTTTAGACCAAGCTGGAATTTCCATGCCGGCACTTCAACAAGCGATTTACCTCAACAATGATGCTCAATTACTGAATTTTCAGGCAAACGAGAGAGCTAATTAA